One region of Thermoleophilia bacterium genomic DNA includes:
- a CDS encoding 2-hydroxymuconate tautomerase family protein, whose protein sequence is MPLVIIKMLEGRSTEQKRRLAKEITEVVVKYTGVTEDQVDVLIEDYPRENWAKAGILFSDKD, encoded by the coding sequence ATGCCGCTTGTGATCATCAAAATGTTAGAAGGACGAAGCACCGAGCAGAAGCGCCGCCTGGCCAAGGAAATCACCGAGGTAGTGGTCAAATACACTGGGGTGACCGAAGACCAGGTGGACGTTCTTATTGAAGATTACCCGCGCGAAAACTGGGCTAAGGCAGGAATCCTGTTTTCCGACAAGGACTAG